The genomic stretch tttatatatattttatatatatatattttatatatatatattttatatatatatatatatatatatatatatattatatatatatatatatatattttatatatatatatatatatatatattatatatatatatatatatatatatatatatatatatatatatatatatatatatatatttttatatatatatatatatatatatatatatatatatatatatatatattttatatatatatatatatatatatattttatatatatatatatatatatatatatatatattttatatatatatatatatatattttatatatatatatatatatatatattttatatatattttatatatatatatatatatatatatatatattttatatatatatatatatatattttatatatatatatatatatatatatatatatatatatatatatatatattttatatatatatattttatattttatatatattttaaatatatatattttatatatatatatatatactcattcATTCATACATACACGCATTAGGTTGCAAAGGCTGGAGCCGAGGGCAGCTATAATGTCATTTTTAGAGGGGTATGAAATGTTTCTCCTGGTGAATCTCCAGCTGCAGGGGATGGAGCAGGAGTTGATCGGTGTTCCCTCGTCCTACCGGAACGCCATGTCCACCAGGCTGCGTCTGTTCCGCAGAGACCTGGGGAAGCTCCAGAGAGAGGTGAAGAGCTCTGACctgtcctccacctcctctacccgGCCAGCAGAGGGCGCCTACGGCATCTACTCCTCTCAGAACGAACACAGCGTGAGTCTAGACTGACTTACGTTGGTTCAAGGAGGGTAAAGTTGCCCCTAGAGACACTGATCTGGGGTCAATTTAGCATTTTGTTATTtaataatggttaaggttagaattgaaggaagggaagctgatcctagatctgtacctagagggagctgtttacatacaccatccattcacccagttttatttgatttgatttatttcaccttttatttaaccaggcaaactagttgagaaaaagttctcatttacaactgcgacctgaccaagataaaagcaaagcagtgcgacagaaaaaacacaacaacaacaacaacaacagagttacacatggagtaaacaagtgTACAGTAGCCTTACAGTAGGATGAGTGGTGTCAGTTACAACTGGTAGTGGCTTTCCGTGCAGGTATTGATTGATTattaattgattgattttatATTATCTGTTTGTTTTCAGACCCAGCTTCAGTCTCAGAGGGCCTTGCTGATCCAGGGACACGAGCACCTGAACAACGCCAGTCAGAGTATAGAGAGGAGTCAGCGCATCGCCGCAGAGACAGACCAGATCGGCGTGGACATCATCGAGGAGCtgggagagcagagagaacagctggACCGCACCAGAGACAGGGTGAGTGGGATTGGGACGCTCTGGAGACACAAGGCTCTGATTGGGAAGCTCTGGAGACATAAGGCTCTGAGTGGGAAGCTCtggagacatacagtggggcaaaaaagtatttagtcagccaccaattgtgcaagttctcccacttaaaaagacgagagaggcctgtaattttcattataggtacacttcaactatgacagacaaaatgagatgaaaaaaaatccagaaaatcacattgtaggatttttaatgaatttatttgcaaatgatgagATGATATGGACAGATATGAGATGATATGGACAGATATGAGATGATATGAACAGATATGAGATGATATAGACAGATATGAGATGATATAGACAGATATGAGATGATATGGACAGATATGAGATGATATGGACAGATATGAGATGATATGGACAGATATGAGATGATATGGACAGATATGAGATGATATAGACAGATATGAgatgatatggacagatcctagatcagaatgagaTGATATGGACAGATATGAGATGATATGGACAGATATGAGATGATATGAACAGATCTTAGATCAGAATGAGATGATATAGACAGATATGAgatgatatggacagatcctagataaTAATGAATGAGATATGGTGGATTGCTCCTCCTCAACACTGGTTGTCTATCCAGACTTGTCAGATCATTAAATATAAAAGGGAGGGAGCAAATTGAGACTTTCTTGGAATCATAACCGTCAAAGAGTTTTTGAAAAGAGAAGATGTTGAATTCTGATGACCTGTTGTTGTCTTTCGTTGTTGTGTTCCACCTGTTAGCTGgtcaacactggggagaacctcAGCCGGAGCAGGAAGATCCTACGAGCCATGTCTCGACGGTGAGTCAGATGGGTGTGCGGACAACGCTGTTACGCTATGGTCCATGTCCTCATGTTAGTGTAAAAATGGCGTCTGTATTTATACAGGTTATTCTAATTGTGAGAACTATTTATCAATAGAGGCCTTGCTTCTTCTTCAGTTTGTTGAATCTGTCCTCTGTCATTGagttgctgtgtgtgtctgtccttccTGTTTTAGACTGATGACCAACAAGCTGTTGTTATCTGTCATCATTCTGATGGAGCTGGTCATACTGGGTGCAGTCGTCTACCTCAAGTTCTTCCGCAAGTAGTAGGTCTGCTGACGCATCAACGAGCAATACAGGTCGCAGCCAGCACTCAGCAaagctctcctctccctgtcctctctcttctccctgtcctctctcctctccctgtcctctctcctctccctgtcctctctcctctccctttcctctctccctgtcctctgtcctctctcctctcctctgtcctctctcctgtcctctccttgtcctctcctctccctgtcctctctcctctccctgtcctctctcctctccctgtcctctctcctctccctgtcctctgtcctctctcctctgtcctctccttgtcctctcctctccctgtcctctcctctccctgtcctctcccctgtcctatcctgttctctctcttctcttctcttcgtCCTGTCTCCCCTGTCCACATATACCTCACTATGCTGTTCCTGACCTGAGCTAAACCACTAAACTCTTGCAATATATCCCTGGGGCTGGGGGAGTGCTCATGAGGACACAACATGGTTTTCTTGACTGAAGATAAGGAACAGTGTGAGGAAGAATGATCGTTTCTGTTCTTCAGGACGGGAGTGTAACCCGAGCCGCGTTTCAATCCAGGATGTATGGACCGAACCGAACGTTATATTAATACTGGACATTGATCTGATACAGACTTGTTAATGTACAATACGCTGTCGTCTGATCCAGGAGTGAACTCCCCTTGGTTCTGTTCACACTTTATCATGAAGAAGTTTCTGCAGTTGTTTATTTACTGACTGGAGTTGCTGTGTAGGATGGATTTTTTTTGTGCGTGTTTTTGTCTCAGGTCTGAGCGTTAAGGCCTCAAATCAATCCTACCCATGCTCCTTTACTCTTAGTCTCGAcatagaactctactgctgtagggcccttccgagtggcgcagtggtctaaggctctgcatcgcagtgctagctgtgccactagagattctgggttcgagtccaggctttgtcgcagccggccgcgaccggaagACCCatgggacggcgcacaattggcccagtgtcgtccgggttaagggagggtttggccggcagggatgtccttgtcccatcgcgcactagcgactcctgttgtGGGCCCGggtgcaatgcacgctgacacggtcgccgacacattggtgcgattggcttccgggttaagtgtggGCGTTGTGGCTGGGTCGTGTTTCccaggacgcacggctctcgaccttctcgtctcccgagtctgtacgggagttgcagcgatgagacaagactgtaactaccaattggggaggaaaaaatgatgtaaaataaataaatataaataaataaatatgaacaCTACTGCTTATGCTGCTGTTATGACAACACCTTGAGGACTGAGCAGTTGAAGGATTCATCCCATGCTAACTTTGTGAACTACTCATAGTCTTTCATTGAAATGCATGAAATTAAAATATGCGTTCTTCATTAATGAATTCTCTCTATAGAAATACCCGTTGACATGTACTAACAATAACAAAAAGTAATTGATATAAATGTggtttctaaatgtatttttgtgTGGCGTTTTATCTTTGGTACGGTCTCTCTGTGGCCAACGCTGAGAAGATGAAAGAAGGAGAGGTTAGGGactgagggggaggggttagggactgagggggagggggttagggactgagggggagggggttagggactgagggggaggggttagggacTGAGGGGGGGGGTTAGGGACTTTAGGGACTGAGGGGGGTTGGGGACGGGGAGGTGTGGGGACTGAGGcggaggggttaggggttggggacTGAGGGGGAGGGGTTGGGGactgagggggaggggttagggacTGAGTTGGGAGGGGTTAGGGACTGAGTTGGGAGGGGTTAGGGACTGAGTTGGGAGGGGTTGGGGACTGAGGGGGAGGGGTTGGGGACAGAAATACTGATAACAAAAACATTCAGCATCGTTTTGAGACCAGGTTTTCAAAGGGCTGTAGTCAAACTTAACCTGTGCCAAAATAATATGAAAACAAATTCAAGTCATGTGTTTTATATTATTAAAATGTAGTATTAAAGTTAAGATAAGATAACCATTACataatctatctgcaatattaaagctaaGCTAACCATTACATGTGTCTGATAGACAGCCCACTACAGCATGTCTCTGATTGACAGCCCACTACAGCATGTCTCTGATAGACAGCCCACTACAGCATGTCTCTGATTGACAGCCCACTACAGCATGTCTCTGATAGACAGCCCACTACagcatgtctctgtgtctgatagGCAGCCCACTACAGTTTTTCACATGTCAGAGGACACAGGTGTAGTGATTTACATACTGGACAGGGACAGAGGACACAGGTGTAGTGATTTACATACTGAACAGGGACAGAGGACACAGGTGTAGTGATTTATACACTGAACAGGGACAGAGGACACAGGTGTAGTGATTTATACACTGAACAGGGACAGAGGACTTGTCTGCTTGCTGATAACTCTAACAGGCTTGTAACTGGTTTGCCACcggcataccaccctgcatcccactgctggcttgcttctgaagcttagcagggttggtcctggtcagttcctggatgggagaccagatgctgctggaagtggtgttggggggccagtaggaggcactctttcctctggtctaaaagaatatcccaataccccagggcaggGATTGGGGCCATTGCCCTGTATAgtgtgccgtctttcggatgggatgttaaacaggtgtcctgactctgtggtcactagagatcccatggtacttattgttagagtaggggtgttaaccccggtgtcctggctaaattccaaatctgaccctcataccatcatggtcacttaatcatccccagtttacaattggttcATTCATCTCCCGTGTAACTATTAACCCATGTCGTTGCTGTTAATGagagtgtgttctcagtcaacttaactggtaaaataagggttaaaaaaaaaacatgttgcaAGTGTCTAGTTGAGAACCcttcacttttgttttgttttttgttgttgttgcagaaatcaaaatgaaataaaatatatattgtaaATTCATATGGTGTGAAATAGTATTTTACAAGTGACATCTTTACTCGTTAATGCCATCTTTGttgtacttttatttttttaaatgtattttatttatttcacctttatttaaccaggtaggctagttgagaacacctttaaaccaggtaggccagttgagaacacctttaaggtagtagttgagaacacctttatttaaccaggtaggcattgttggtaggccagttgagtgtctagttgagaacacctttatttaaccaggtaggctagttgagaacacctttatttaaccaggtaggccagttgagaacacctttatttaaccaggtaggctagttgagaacacctttatttaaccaggtaggccagttgagaacacctttatttaaccaggtaggctagttgagaacacctttatttaaccaggtaggccagttgagaacacctttatttaaccaggttggctagttgagaacaagtttgagaacacctttatttaaccaggtaggcttacACCTTTACCAGGTAGcaacctggtaggctagttgagaacacctttatttaaccaggtaggctagttgagaacacctttatttaaccaggtaggctagttgagaacacctttatttaaccaggtaggccagttgagaacacctttatttaaccaggtaggctagttgagaacacctttatataaccaggtaggctagttgagaacacctttatttaaccaggtaggccagttgagaacacctttatttaaccaggtaggctagttgagaacacctttatttaaccaggtaggccagttgagaacacctttatttaaccaggtaggctagttgagaacacctttatttaaccaggtaggccagttgagaacacctttatttaaccaggtaggctagttgagaacacctttatttaaccaggtaggccagttgagaacacctttatttaaccaggttggctagttgagaacaagttctcatttacaactgcaacctggtcaagataaaagcagttcgacacaaacaacaacaacagagttacacatggagtaaaacaaacatacagtcaataatacagtagaaacaagtctatatacgatgtgagcaaatgaggtgagataagggaggtaaaggcaaaaaaaaggccatggtggcaaagtaaatacaatatagcaagtaaaacactggaatggtagatttgacattagatgagtgtgcaaagtagaaataatggggtgcaaaggagcaaaactaCAGTAGGGGAAGGTGTAGTTGTTTGgaaagctggtgcttaaagctagtgagggagattagtgtttccagtttgagatttttgtagtttgttccagtcattgacagcagatggagtgcaatagagattgcatcatctgtggatctgttggggcagtatgcaaattggagtgggtctaggggtttctgggataatggtgttgatgtgaaccatgaccagcctttcaaagcacttcatggctacagaggtgagtgctacgggtcggtagtcatttagacaggttaccttggcattcttgggcacaggcactatggtggtctgcataAAACATGCTTGTATTATAGActcggacagagagaggttgaaaatatcagtgaagacacttggttGTTTGTCAGCACATGCTctcagtacacgtcctggtaatccgtctggccctgcggccttgtgaatgttgacctgtctaaaggtcttactcgcaTAGgttgtggagagcgtgatcacacagtcttccggaacagttggtgctctcatgcatgtttcagtgttatttgcctcgaagcgagcatagaagtagtttagctcgtgtcactgggcagctctcggctgtgcttctcttCGTAGTCTGtcatggtttgcaagccctgccacatccgacgagcatcagagccggtgtagtacgaatcgatcttagtcctgtattgatgctttgcctgtttgatggttcaaaCAAGCTTgcaggttagagtcctgctctttgaaagtggcagctctaccctttagctcagcgcggatgctgcctgtaacccatggcttctggttggggtatgtacgtacggtcactgagGGGACGActtcatcaatgcacttattgatgaagccaatgacacgtggtgtactcctcaatgtcattggaggaatcccagaacatattccagtctgtgctgcaaaacagtcctgtagcttagcatctgcttcatctgaccactttttttattgatctagtcactggtgcttcgtgctttaatttttgcttgtaagcaggaatcggtaggatggaattatggtcagattttccaaatggagggcgagtgaGAGcttttgtgtctctgtgtgtggagtataggtggtccagagttattttccctctagttgcacatttaatatgctgatagaaatttggtaaaacaaaTGTacttttccctgcattaaagtcccccaGGCCACTAGGGGCGctacctctggatgagcattttcttgtttgcttatggcggaatacagctcattcaatgcggtcttggtgccagcctctgactgtggtggtatgtaaaacagctacaaagaatacagatgaaaactctctcggtaggtagtgtggtctacagcttatcatgagaaactctacctcggGCGAGCAATAGCTCCTATGCGgaggtcatccgttcacccacaccgcatctcacaaaggcAGTTGGCACCAAAAAGGacaaatgtccattgctcgtgtttcttggcccaagtaagtctcttcttcctattggtgtcctttagtagtggtttctttgcagcaatttgttcatgaaggcctgattcacacagtctcctctgaacagttgatgttgagatgtgtctgttacttgaagtctgaagcatttatttgggctgcaatttctgaggttggtaactctgatgaacttatcctctgcagcagaggtaactctgggtcttcctttcctgtggcggtcctcatgagagccagtttcatcatagcacttgatcaTTTTTTggggactgcacttgaagaaactttcaaagttcttgaaatgttccgtattgactgaccttcatgtcttaacgtaatgatggactgtcgtttctctttgcttattggagctgttcttgccataatatggacttggtcttttaccaaataaggctatcttctgtatacccccctaccttgtcacaacacaactgattagctcaaaagcattgaggaaagaaattccactaattattttaagaaggcacacctgttaattgaaatgcatgtatgtatgcattTATGGTGATCCTGTGCTGTGGTTTGTTGAGATGCAAAACACATTTCCCCGAAAGGGACACAATACAGAAATGATTATTATTCAGCTGAAGGGCTGGAATGGAGGCACACAGACTGCTCTCTCCCTATTTACAATAGACCTTGATGCAAGACTAGAACCAACGAGACTTGCTCTGCCAGTGTCACAATGGAGACCACAAAGCAAAACACACAGACTGATTTCATTGTGGAAgactaattatatatatatatatattatttaaaagACAGTCATTCAGTGGGCATGTCAAAAAGGCATTTGTTATATTTAGTAAATAAAATAGTTATTTCACTCAGCATTTACCATACAGCCATTACACACACTAATTTTAACTTATTAAAAATGAACTGGTCATTTAATACGGACTAAAATAACACAGTAAATACCCCAACATAGATTCATAATAGTCATTATTAACTACTACAAATACCCCAACATAGATTCATAATAGTCATTATTAACTACTACAAAACACAATCCTTCTAGACAAAAACAAATGACATCAAACCCCACATCTGCTCCTAGAGTGCAAACGCATCACTACGACAACTCAACTGGCACAGCCACTAGCTCGAGCTGAGGTATTTGTGTTTCCAAACCACACTATGGTCACATTAGTATTATCATTTTATTTCGTTACAACCCTGTTATATTTCAGAGCTTCAGGATCCAGTCATGAGCAATACTGAGTTTTAGTGTTCGCCTGTGGGGCATACCACCGATCACCGCCTGTGGGGCATACCACCGATCACCGCCTGTGGGGCATACCACCGATCACCGCCTGTGGGGCATACCACCGATCACCGCCTGTGGGGCATACCACCGATCACCGCCTGTGGGGCATACCACCGATCACCGCCTGTGGGGCATACCACCGATCACCGCCTGTGGGGCATACCACCGATCACCGCCTGTGGGGCATACCACCGATCACCGCCTGTGGGGCATACCACCGATCACCGCCTGTGGGGCATACCACCGATCACCGCCTGTGGGGCATACCACCGATCACCGCCTGTGGGGCATACCACCGATCACCGCCTGTGGGGCATACCACCGATCACCGCCTGTGGGGCATACCACCGATCACCGCCTGTGGGGCATACCACCGATCACCGCCTGTGGCGCATACCACCGATCATCGCCTGTGGCGCATACCACCGATCATCGCCTGTGGCGCATACCACCGATCACCGCCTGTGGCGCATACCACCGATCACATCGAATACAGTCAACATTTAAATAGTGGCGCTAGGGAGACTGTCCTGTCAAGGCCAGAGCGACCAGCTGTCGATCACATCAATTACAGTTTACATGTGAGATGTGGGCTTTTAATAGCCTGGGTTACCAGTCTATTTGTACTACTATTTTGCCAGTCTTGTCATGGCAAACAGTTGACATGAAAACACAGATCTGGGCCCAGGCTAAAGCTTTTCTTAGTAAATTAGCGATGTAATGCTTGAACAAGGCTTTCTAAATTCAGTCATGATTGTTTGACTGACTGTTGAACAGGTTGCCATacagtactatatatatatatatatatatatacacacacacagaagatgcAACTAAATGCTTTGAAACAATTCAACTACAGTTTCAGTgcatctgttctgtatgtaaagtatttttatttttttttaattcaggAATGCCAAGTGGTTATATGTTGAGTCTTTTGAGTTCTAGAATGTGGTTCTAGAATGTGGTTCTAGAGTCGAAGCTGTTCCGTGTCGTCTTTGAGTGTTTGCGACTCCTGGGTGATGGGACCTCCCTCGCGGGTCTGGCCCAGGGATGATGCGATGACGTCCACTGCCATGGAAGCGGTGCTCGCCACCGCCTCACGACTCGCCCCCAGGGCTGGGTTGACCTCAACAAGGTCCATCACCGACAACAACCCTGGAGATTAGACCAACACAATCTATTAGTTTCagttccctttttttttttttgtagaatgTTGCAGACAgaaaatttacttcaaagaatgTTACATATTGAAATGTTACTTCATAGAAGACTGTTCTTATCGTACCAACAGCATAACTATATAAACCACTCATGCAATGCAATAACTATTCTCATCCTACCAAGAGTCTTGCATAGCTTGGAGGAAAAGTTTAAGTTTAATGACAGACCTTCCCCCATAATTTCTTATAAATGTAGCATTATAGCGTGCCTGTGTTGTGGATCATTATAGCGTGCCTGTGTTGTGGATCATTATAGCCCTAACATACCTGTGTTGTGGATCTCCTCTGTGATCCAGATTCCTTCTCTGTAGGT from Oncorhynchus clarkii lewisi isolate Uvic-CL-2024 chromosome 25, UVic_Ocla_1.0, whole genome shotgun sequence encodes the following:
- the LOC139383439 gene encoding vesicle transport through interaction with t-SNAREs homolog 1B; the encoded protein is MSSEEFEKLQEIFKSLYDELKLMPDRLLKCQGEEKKRLVRTFDERHGEAVEVLQGMEQELIGVPSSYRNAMSTRLRLFRRDLGKLQREVKSSDLSSTSSTRPAEGAYGIYSSQNEHSTQLQSQRALLIQGHEHLNNASQSIERSQRIAAETDQIGVDIIEELGEQREQLDRTRDRLVNTGENLSRSRKILRAMSRRLMTNKLLLSVIILMELVILGAVVYLKFFRK